The DNA window CTCGGGATCAAAGGCTGGTACTCCACCAACATCCTCGGCAACCGAGACGGCGAAGTCCTCGACGATCCCGAAAGCTTCAAGTCGAAGGAGGTTTCCAAGCTTGGAGTCCTCGAAACGATCCTCCAGCCCGATGTCTACCCCGAGCTATACGGCGACCTTTATCACGTGGTGCGGATCAACTACTACCCACCACGGGGAGATGACAAAGAGGGCTGGGACAACATCGATATTTTCGGGTGGCTCAACTACCCGATGCAGATCAAGATCGACTTCCTTTGCAAGGATTCGATCCTGGCCGCCCCGATCGTCCTCGACCTGGCTCTGTTCATGGATCTGGCGGCGAGGGCCGGCAAGTCGGGAATCCAGGAGTGGCTCTCGTTCTACTTCAAGAGTCCACAAGCTGCCCCCGGCCTCTATCCGGAGAACGACCTTTTCATCCAACTCACAAAGATGAAGAACAACCTCCGCGCCATGATGGGCGAAGAGCTCATAACCCACCTCGGCACCGAGTACTACGAAGAAGACGAAGCGGATTGACGGCGAGCTAATCCTTTTCTTGGCGCAAACGGGCTAGACCCTGATAGGCGGTGGCGCAGGAGTGGGCTGTGTTTATCGAGGTTGCACGCAGATCTAGCGGCGGGCAGCTATCGATGGAGACGGCGGAGCGCGAAACCTCCCGCTAGGCGCGACTATCGGGACCCGTTGGTTACGGATAGGTTGGTATCACGTGCCACCTGGGGAAAGACCGAACCAGTGGCGCCTGATAGCGGGATTTGGGCTCGTCGGAGCCCTGGCTCTGACGTTGATCGTGCTGACGGCACAAGGTGGATCACCGCCTTCCCCACTGACCGCATCTCCTCCGGTGACGGCGGCCACGACCTCGGTAACCGCACCGCCGACCACGGCGCCGGTTGCGACCTCGACCACGACCGAAGGGCAACGATCGACCGAGGTTGAGGCCTTGTTACAGACACTCTGGTTCGGTTGGTTCGACGCCATCTACCGCAAAGACCCCGACGCCCTCTGGCCGGTAGTCGCGACGACGCGCTTTCACGATGCAGGGATCTCGGCGATGGATTCGATGGAGTTCGTCGTGGCGCCTACGGAAACCAACGTTCGAGTCGAGGGGACCAAAATTCTGTTGGATCGACCCGACTGTTTGGTCGTCGAGAACTTTATTGACATGACTGAGTTCCGGGGATCAGTCGGTGCCCCCACGGTCTCGGTTCTCTGGCCCGATTCCCGA is part of the Acidimicrobiia bacterium genome and encodes:
- a CDS encoding inositol-3-phosphate synthase produces the protein LDAVKDELSRIAPMPAVFYPEYVKRLSGTHVKKAATKADMVEAIRDDIRSFMKERGCARAVTVWCGSTEIYLTETSVHQTIEAFEAGLRANDPAISSSQIYAWACMKEGVPFANGAPNLAVDTPVLRKLATERNVAISGKDFKTGQTLMKTMIAPGLKARMLGIKGWYSTNILGNRDGEVLDDPESFKSKEVSKLGVLETILQPDVYPELYGDLYHVVRINYYPPRGDDKEGWDNIDIFGWLNYPMQIKIDFLCKDSILAAPIVLDLALFMDLAARAGKSGIQEWLSFYFKSPQAAPGLYPENDLFIQLTKMKNNLRAMMGEELITHLGTEYYEEDEAD